CTTGGCTGCTCGGGCTCGTTTTACAAACTCATTGATCTACAATAGTCAATAATACAGATATAATGCAACTACAGAATTTATATATCAGGAAAAGGAGAATATTGTATAAACCTGTGTATGGACATAATGGCACTACAGAACAACCAAATACACCCTAAGTAGCCTAATTTTAGTTGAAaacaacttttatgataaaaaaaatggtgaaaTAACTCACTCTTCGATCACAAGCTGCTTTTGGTATATCTTTCAGATCCGAAAGAAGATCATCCTGTTCCTTTTCAAATAGTTCCTTACCAAGTGGACCAGTGGCAGTATCATTTACAGGCATGTCATTGAAGGAGCTGCAAAAAGAAGGTTGATTATGAGCAAATGAGCCCATGCCAATCTCATaaacaatgaaacaaaaattcagCTATTTCATTATGTATATGTTGCATAAAACATGGGGGTGGttgtgtgaaaaaaaatttcGAGTGCTAAAATGGCACTGACACAAACAACTTCATGATAATACAAAACAATCTCAAAAACCTTACAATTGTAGTAACAAGTAGTCTCTCCTAACTATCTATAACAAAGACAACATTTGAACATTGAGAGAGAAGTATAAgtatattatatacataaatGATGCCACATACCCAATATACACACGCATTACTTCAGGTGTCTTCAGCACCTTTCCAAGTGACCACATTAAGGCGCCATAAACCCTCATCAACtataagaaagagagaaatataGGTTAGATTTCACTGGAGTTGGTTGTGAAAGATTCTAAAGATAAAACAACAGAAGTGTGACCATTCAAGCTCTTACTTGTTGGGTATCAACTTGGTCTGCCTTATTCAAAACTAATCGGATTTTGTCATCATGTCCCCGTAAGGATGATATCACATTACTGAACTCATCACTAATGTCAAGTTTGTAAGGATCAAACAATAGGAGTATCAAATCGCACTTGGCAGCAAACCAAGATGTCACGCCAGTAAAATCATATGCCCGTTGTGTCCTTTGCTTTTCTCCAGACAAAACTCCAGGAGTGTCAACAAATGTGATATGTTCTAGTAGCTTTGGACAATTGAAAGAGTCAAGCACAAATGCTATAAAGAAACCTTGTAAAATGTTTTGAACAAATGTAGATCAACTTACAGCATGAGGCATCTGTGCACACacaaattttgacaaaaatGCTGTGCCAAAAGTTTTAAGGCCACTAAATGGCAGGCCTGCTTGGACAGCAACAGTATTTCCAGGAACAGTTTTCTCGTCAGATCCAGACTGTACATTAGTACCATTTCCCAGTTAAAAGATAAAGGATTACTAAGAAAAGTCAAAACTGTGTTTTAAAGGATTACTAAGAAAAGACTGTACATGACTGGCACTCCAACACTGCAAGAAATAGCAGTGTTGTGATTCATAGCATTTGCCAAGATGTTGAATATTGCATTGATTTAGAAGCCAAATTGATGTATATGTTTACAGCTGAGAAAACAATGAACGTAATTACAGAATCATCAGAAAGGAATTGGCTTGGCTTAGACATACCATGACAACAATAAACTTATCAGTTGTTGGCTCAGGTCCAATATGGGCTCCTATGAACATTTATGGGAAAAACATGACAGAGATTAGcaactatatatttaaaaagtaatgatATATCATCCTATTAAACTTCCTAAAGTTTTACAaagaatatcaaaataaataaatggattTCATATTTTACAGAGGTTGAAAAGATTCAATACTTTGTTCATATAGTAATCAGAAGGATTGGTAGGACACAGGGAGATACAGAATTATGTATTCATAAAACACATATAAGACACAAGAGATACATAAGGGTATATAGAGAAAGAAGAATCACGTGCCTGGATAACCACTTTTAAGCAGATGTTTGATAAATGTTGTTTTACCAGTTGAGTACTGACCCAAAAGCATAACCATTGGTTTGGCATCAAAGTCACTATCTGTCTacataatgtaaaaaattacaaccaacaaaagaaattaattgcATCTTTGTACACATTCAAAACGTAGCAACAacctaaataaaataactttctCACCAGTAATGGTGATACAATATCATTAAAACGGTAAGTGACTTCTAACGGCTTCAACTTCTGACGATAGAGTCTCTTCAAGCCATCAATTATTGACTTGTCAAGGTAGAGGCTCTTCAAGATATCAGTTATTGATGTCACTGAGGAAAGAGGCTCCTATGAACAAATGTATcacaaatac
This window of the Vigna angularis cultivar LongXiaoDou No.4 chromosome 7, ASM1680809v1, whole genome shotgun sequence genome carries:
- the LOC108338183 gene encoding EH domain-containing protein 1-like isoform X5, with the protein product MVMLLGQYSTGKTTFIKHLLKSGYPGAHIGPEPTTDKFIVVMSGSDEKTVPGNTVAVQAGLPFSGLKTFGTAFLSKFVCAQMPHALLEHITFVDTPGVLSGEKQRTQRAYDFTGVTSWFAAKCDLILLLFDPYKLDISDEFSNVISSLRGHDDKIRLVLNKADQVDTQQLMRVYGALMWSLGKVLKTPEVMRVYIGSFNDMPVNDTATGPLGKELFEKEQDDLLSDLKDIPKAACDRRINEFVKRARAAKIHAYIISHLKNEMPFMIGKSTAQQRLIDNLADEFRKVQREFHLPPGDFPNVEDFRERLSGYNIDKFAKFKPKMIQAVDDMLAYDIPNLLKNFRNPHD
- the LOC108338183 gene encoding EH domain-containing protein 1-like isoform X4 — encoded protein: MLVHKVLSRVSTNVSRTSFISASKWPQHFFNHLHSLVQQSPNKEPLSSVTSITDILKSLYLDKSIIDGLKRLYRQKLKPLEVTYRFNDIVSPLLTDSDFDAKPMVMLLGQYSTGKTTFIKHLLKSGYPGAHIGPEPTTDKFIVVMSGSDEKTVPGNTVAVQAGLPFSGLKTFGTAFLSKFVCAQMPHALLEHITFVDTPGVLSGEKQRTQRAYDFTGVTSWFAAKCDLILLLFDPYKLDISDEFSNVISSLRGHDDKIRLVLNKADQVDTQQLMRVYGALMWSLGKVLKTPEVMRVYIGSFNDMPVNDTATGPLGKELFEKEQDDLLSDLKDIPKAACDRRVQREFHLPPGDFPNVEDFRERLSGYNIDKFAKFKPKMIQAVDDMLAYDIPNLLKNFRNPHD
- the LOC108338183 gene encoding EH domain-containing protein 1-like isoform X1; its protein translation is MLVHKVLSRVSTNVSRTSFISASKWPQHFFNHLHSLVQQSPNKEPLSSVTSITDILKSLYLDKSIIDGLKRLYRQKLKPLEVTYRFNDIVSPLLTDSDFDAKPMVMLLGQYSTGKTTFIKHLLKSGYPGAHIGPEPTTDKFIVVMSGSDEKTVPGNTVAVQAGLPFSGLKTFGTAFLSKFVCAQMPHALLEHITFVDTPGVLSGEKQRTQRAYDFTGVTSWFAAKCDLILLLFDPYKLDISDEFSNVISSLRGHDDKIRLVLNKADQVDTQQLMRVYGALMWSLGKVLKTPEVMRVYIGSFNDMPVNDTATGPLGKELFEKEQDDLLSDLKDIPKAACDRRINEFVKRARAAKIHAYIISHLKNEMPFMIGKSTAQQRLIDNLADEFRKVQREFHLPPGDFPNVEDFRERLSGYNIDKFAKFKPKMIQAVDDMLAYDIPNLLKNFRNPHD
- the LOC108338183 gene encoding EH domain-containing protein 1-like isoform X2, with the translated sequence MKHGHPSSMACMTYVTYSAEILNLKDDILRLQLDSVTALLREPLSSVTSITDILKSLYLDKSIIDGLKRLYRQKLKPLEVTYRFNDIVSPLLTDSDFDAKPMVMLLGQYSTGKTTFIKHLLKSGYPGAHIGPEPTTDKFIVVMSGSDEKTVPGNTVAVQAGLPFSGLKTFGTAFLSKFVCAQMPHALLEHITFVDTPGVLSGEKQRTQRAYDFTGVTSWFAAKCDLILLLFDPYKLDISDEFSNVISSLRGHDDKIRLVLNKADQVDTQQLMRVYGALMWSLGKVLKTPEVMRVYIGSFNDMPVNDTATGPLGKELFEKEQDDLLSDLKDIPKAACDRRINEFVKRARAAKIHAYIISHLKNEMPFMIGKSTAQQRLIDNLADEFRKVQREFHLPPGDFPNVEDFRERLSGYNIDKFAKFKPKMIQAVDDMLAYDIPNLLKNFRNPHD
- the LOC108338183 gene encoding EH domain-containing protein 1-like isoform X3 encodes the protein MAPTLLQSLTFPCSAISQQVTSITDILKSLYLDKSIIDGLKRLYRQKLKPLEVTYRFNDIVSPLLTDSDFDAKPMVMLLGQYSTGKTTFIKHLLKSGYPGAHIGPEPTTDKFIVVMSGSDEKTVPGNTVAVQAGLPFSGLKTFGTAFLSKFVCAQMPHALLEHITFVDTPGVLSGEKQRTQRAYDFTGVTSWFAAKCDLILLLFDPYKLDISDEFSNVISSLRGHDDKIRLVLNKADQVDTQQLMRVYGALMWSLGKVLKTPEVMRVYIGSFNDMPVNDTATGPLGKELFEKEQDDLLSDLKDIPKAACDRRINEFVKRARAAKIHAYIISHLKNEMPFMIGKSTAQQRLIDNLADEFRKVQREFHLPPGDFPNVEDFRERLSGYNIDKFAKFKPKMIQAVDDMLAYDIPNLLKNFRNPHD